Proteins encoded by one window of Oenanthe melanoleuca isolate GR-GAL-2019-014 chromosome 20, OMel1.0, whole genome shotgun sequence:
- the COMMD7 gene encoding COMM domain-containing protein 7 has protein sequence MGLLNFTHEPVPEAVSADMHNLNQLSAQQFSALTEVLFRFLTEPKEVERFLTQLSDFATMNKISLGPLKNIVKSILLVPNGALKRNLSSEQVRADFIALGLSEEKASYFAEQWKVNSPTLTRLAVGQTLMINQLIDMEWKFGVTAGSSELEKVGSIFLQLKLVIKKGSQLENVYVELTLPQFYSFLHEMERVKTSLESFS, from the exons atggGGCTGCTCAACTTCACCCACGAGCCGGTGCCGGAGGCGGTGAGCGCCGACATGCACAACCTCAACCAGCTCAGCGCCCAG CAATTCTCAGCGCTGACTGAAGTGCTTTTCCGCTTTCTGACAGAGCCCAAGGAG GTAGAAAGATTTCTGACTCAGCTCTCAGACTTTGCCACCATGAATAAAATCAGCTTGGGCCCCCTGAAAAACATTGTCAAAAGTATTCTTCTGGTACCCAATG GTGCCCTGAAGAGGAATTTGTCTTCTGAACAAGTCAGAGCAGATTTTATTGCTCTAG GCCTCAGTGAAGAGAAAGCCAGTTATTTTGCAGAACAG TGGAAGGTGAATTCCCCCACCCTAACACGCCTGGCTGTGGGACAGACACTGATGATTAACCAGCTAATAGATATGGAGTGGAAGTTTGGAG TGactgctgggagcagtgagCTGGAAAAAGTGGGAAGTATCTTCTTACAG CTGAAGCTGGTGATTAAGAAAGGGAGCCAATTGGAAAACGTGTATGTTG agttAACTTTGCCCCAGTTCTACAGTTTTCTGCATGAAATGGAACGGGTCAAAACCAGCCTGGAAAGCTTCAGCTGA